The Deltaproteobacteria bacterium PRO3 genome segment GGAAAAGTCGTGCACGGCCCCGATCAGGACGACCCCCAAGCCGATCCAGAGCATGCAGGGCAGCCAGCCGAACTGCTGGCAGGCGAGGATGGGGCCCGCGATGGGACCCGCCGCGGCGATGGCGCTGAAGTGCTGCCCCAACAAATAAAAGGGCTTGGTCGGGACGTAGTCGACCCCGTCGTTCAGCTCGTTGGCCGGCGTCGTCGCGCCCGCGTCGAGGCGGAAGGTCTTGGAGAGGTAGCGGCCGTAGAAGTGGTAGCCGAGAAAGAGAAAGAGCAGCAACAGGCCGGAGAGCAGGGGTAACGACATGGCGGGCGAATTTAGGGGCAAGCGGCCGGGGCTTCAAGGACTTTCCCGGCCGATTTCCTTTCCCCGACTTCAAGTCTTTGGCTAAGTTGGCGGCGATGAGCGGTATCTCGCGATGGACCCTCTATTTCCTGGCCGGCATGGGCCTGCTCTTCGCCCTCCCTCCCCTCCTCGTCGTCTTGTACAAGCTGTATTTTCGCCTGGGATGCAAGAAGGCCTATGGCCGGGTCCTGCGCATCGAGAGAAACCCCGACCCCGACGGCGCCGGCGTCTTGATCCAGCCCGTGATCGCCTTCCACGACGAAGACGGGCGACTCTTGGAGGTCCGCACCGGCATGGGTTACGGCCTCAAATAC includes the following:
- a CDS encoding DUF3592 domain-containing protein, whose product is MSGISRWTLYFLAGMGLLFALPPLLVVLYKLYFRLGCKKAYGRVLRIERNPDPDGAGVLIQPVIAFHDEDGRLLEVRTGMGYGLKYLPAVNATVKLYYRPNSQPLRVQVASRGLWEISGIFILVGLLMMLTLLLVLWNSP